Proteins encoded by one window of Candidatus Odinarchaeum yellowstonii:
- the ileS gene encoding isoleucine--tRNA ligase, with translation MEELPKNYSKKLSEQEVYDFWEKSKLYDRIREMAGNKPEFLFIDGPPYTTGVIHLGTAWNKILKDVVLRYKRMTGHRVVDTPGFDMHGLPIEVKVEKELKIKDKKSIEAAGIAEFTSKCREFALKNLSKMTEQFKKLGVAMNWSKPYMTLTNEYIEGVWFGLKKIYENNLLYKGLRPLAFCPRCETALAKHEYEYKNVSDTSIFVKFKLTRNEKEYILIWTTTPWTLPANLAVMVNPFYTYVRAKVEDEIWILAKGMAVSIIQGLLGKSFEIIEELPGEKLEGLSYVHCLLEEVPFQKELRENYRNAHKIILSDEYVTLEQGTGCVHTAPGHGPEDFIVGVKYGLPAFSPVDESGRMTAEAGKYAGMYVKDANTEILKDLRSKNLLLHEGEVEHEYPHCWRCKTPLIYRAVEQWFINVSKLSSEMRALNSKVNWTPKWAGNPWFDKWLESVQDWCISRQRFWGTPLPVWVCDKCGGVEVIGSIRELESKTNRRVDDLHRPWVDEFKWMCKCGGWFKRVPDVLDVWVDSGSVAWASTPVILGKPVSEDWRRADLVLEGKDQIRGWFNTMMCLGAAAFHKCPYKAVYMHGFVNDPEGRPMSKSLGNIILPETVTEKYGVDTFRFYSIGCAEPGLDMKFGWKEIEDTDKTLNIFYNIYVYASTFMKIEGFKPSNKIDASKLSLEDKWVISKLNSLIKKLNEAFKEYDIPQLARLLEKFITDDLSRFYIKIIRDRVTSQTNPESKNAALNTLYYVLERLLKIMAPITPFITEYIYKYFVKSVNAEAPESIHIASWPAVEEKRIDESLEADLERAKEIIESCLALRQENNVKLRWPCRKLIILSSNIRLREEIISIIKSMTNVKLVEVSTETPKDESLKFKELKDCKIFLDLSEDEQLAEERVIRELIRRIQFSRKQNNYHISEKIDLIIVSQSDLIKKSIQDLQDQLASKVNASSLTLVNELGEDVEAYTRSEFDISGEKVSVLFKRSG, from the coding sequence ATGGAGGAGCTTCCGAAAAACTATTCTAAGAAATTATCCGAGCAGGAAGTATACGATTTCTGGGAGAAAAGCAAACTATACGATAGAATACGTGAGATGGCTGGAAATAAACCTGAATTTCTATTTATAGATGGCCCCCCATACACAACCGGAGTCATTCACTTAGGGACTGCCTGGAATAAAATATTGAAAGACGTTGTTTTAAGATATAAAAGGATGACCGGCCACAGGGTGGTGGACACCCCCGGCTTCGACATGCATGGTTTACCTATCGAAGTTAAAGTTGAGAAAGAATTAAAGATCAAAGATAAAAAGAGTATTGAAGCCGCTGGAATCGCTGAATTCACTTCGAAATGCAGGGAATTCGCGTTAAAAAATCTTAGTAAAATGACGGAGCAGTTTAAAAAACTCGGTGTGGCGATGAATTGGAGTAAACCATACATGACGCTTACAAACGAGTACATTGAAGGCGTCTGGTTTGGGCTTAAAAAAATATACGAGAATAACCTGCTGTATAAAGGTTTGAGGCCTTTAGCGTTCTGTCCACGCTGCGAAACCGCTTTAGCTAAACATGAATACGAGTATAAGAATGTATCTGATACATCTATCTTTGTGAAATTCAAGTTAACGAGAAATGAAAAGGAGTATATTCTAATCTGGACGACTACACCTTGGACTCTACCCGCTAATCTAGCCGTCATGGTTAACCCATTCTACACATATGTAAGAGCTAAAGTTGAAGATGAAATCTGGATTCTAGCTAAGGGAATGGCGGTTTCAATTATTCAGGGCCTTCTAGGTAAGAGCTTCGAAATTATAGAGGAGCTACCAGGAGAGAAACTGGAAGGTTTATCATACGTTCACTGCTTATTAGAAGAGGTCCCCTTCCAGAAAGAGTTGCGTGAAAATTACCGAAACGCTCATAAAATAATATTAAGCGACGAATACGTGACTTTAGAGCAGGGCACTGGCTGCGTGCACACAGCTCCAGGGCACGGCCCGGAAGACTTCATAGTTGGTGTGAAATACGGTTTACCAGCTTTCTCACCTGTGGATGAATCAGGTAGAATGACCGCTGAAGCTGGTAAATACGCGGGGATGTATGTGAAAGACGCTAACACTGAAATTTTAAAGGATTTGAGGAGTAAAAACCTATTATTGCATGAAGGGGAAGTGGAACATGAATACCCGCATTGTTGGAGGTGTAAAACTCCTTTAATCTACCGTGCTGTGGAGCAATGGTTTATTAACGTTTCTAAACTGTCAAGTGAAATGAGAGCCTTAAACTCTAAAGTTAACTGGACGCCTAAATGGGCTGGCAACCCTTGGTTTGACAAATGGTTGGAGAGTGTTCAAGATTGGTGTATTTCAAGACAGAGATTCTGGGGGACACCTTTACCAGTATGGGTTTGTGATAAATGCGGGGGTGTAGAAGTTATAGGCTCAATTAGAGAATTAGAGAGTAAAACTAACCGGAGAGTAGATGATTTACATAGACCTTGGGTTGACGAGTTTAAATGGATGTGTAAATGTGGGGGCTGGTTTAAGCGTGTACCAGACGTCTTAGATGTCTGGGTTGACAGTGGTTCAGTGGCTTGGGCTTCAACGCCAGTTATACTAGGTAAACCGGTATCTGAAGACTGGCGGCGCGCCGATCTTGTATTAGAAGGTAAAGATCAGATAAGAGGTTGGTTTAACACGATGATGTGTCTTGGAGCAGCAGCCTTCCACAAATGCCCTTATAAAGCGGTTTACATGCACGGCTTCGTAAATGACCCTGAGGGAAGACCGATGAGTAAATCCCTCGGAAATATTATTCTCCCCGAGACGGTTACAGAGAAATATGGAGTTGATACTTTCAGATTCTACAGTATCGGGTGCGCTGAACCAGGTTTAGATATGAAATTCGGATGGAAAGAAATAGAAGACACTGATAAAACTCTTAACATATTCTATAACATATACGTATACGCTTCAACCTTTATGAAAATAGAGGGATTTAAGCCTTCAAATAAAATCGACGCTTCAAAGTTAAGCTTAGAAGATAAATGGGTTATCTCTAAATTAAATAGTTTAATCAAAAAGTTGAACGAAGCATTCAAAGAATACGATATTCCTCAATTAGCTAGACTGTTAGAAAAATTCATCACAGATGATTTAAGCCGATTCTATATTAAAATCATCCGCGACAGAGTTACATCGCAGACTAACCCTGAATCTAAAAACGCAGCTTTAAACACATTATACTATGTTTTAGAAAGGCTGCTAAAAATTATGGCTCCAATCACACCGTTCATCACAGAATATATTTACAAATACTTCGTTAAAAGTGTGAACGCGGAAGCCCCTGAAAGTATACACATTGCCAGCTGGCCTGCTGTAGAGGAGAAAAGGATAGATGAAAGCCTTGAAGCAGATTTAGAGAGAGCTAAAGAGATCATCGAATCATGCCTTGCTTTAAGACAGGAGAATAATGTAAAGTTAAGATGGCCTTGTAGAAAACTCATCATACTATCATCTAATATTAGGCTTCGCGAAGAAATTATCTCCATAATAAAATCTATGACTAACGTTAAACTTGTAGAGGTTTCCACCGAGACGCCGAAAGATGAGAGTTTAAAATTCAAAGAATTAAAGGATTGTAAAATATTCTTAGACTTAAGCGAGGACGAGCAGCTTGCTGAGGAGAGAGTTATCAGAGAGCTTATAAGGAGGATACAATTTTCTCGTAAACAAAACAATTATCATATAAGTGAAAAAATCGATCTGATAATAGTCTCGCAGAGCGATCTTATAAAGAAGTCTATTCAAGATCTCCAAGACCAGCTGGCATCAAAAGTCAACGCATCCTCGTTAACACTTGTAAATGAGCTCGGAGAAGACGTTGAAGCATATACTAGAAGCGAATTCGATATAAGCGGTGAAAAAGTGTCTGTTCTCTTTAAACGGTCAGGTTAA